In Camelina sativa cultivar DH55 chromosome 13, Cs, whole genome shotgun sequence, the genomic window GGTTTACGTGTTAAAATgaagattcttgattttttagAGAAAGAATCCGAAATAGAAAAGTCAGGATTCTAGATTAAAACGTGATTCGCACATGGTTTCATCTTGGAAATGCAAAATAAAGTTTGTAAATAGTTATGAGATAGTTCGGACaaactgacaaaaaaaattccagtaaacaaaagaaagaagctaaAACTTGAAATGATATTTAACTATAGTTCACGTAGCAGTAAGTTTAAGTACAGTGTTCTTACTCAAATTAGACAATAAAGTTAGATTCCATTTTcactttcatatttaatttaacCAGATTTGGGGAAAACAGTTTTTCCTTATTTAGAGGTGTACAGATTTCcctatattatatgtttttcttgtgtgtgtatATACAATTTAGGGAGAACTTACACACACATACAGATAGACAGATACACGCATACATATACTAGTTACAAACAGTTACTACTGTACAAACACTCAAGCACatgatgtcaaaaaaataataatactaacacTCAAGCACATGTATTGTGTACGTACGTATATTTGAATATAGTTGATGTATTGTGGAAAAACGATCCACCCATATAGCACCACATCCACCGAGTATGATTATGTGTATCTAGCTATTAACAGTCAGGTATGATTATGAGTATTTAGCTATTAATTATACTCGACCATACTATGTAATACTACAAGAATAAAATGGTAATCAATGACTGCAGAGTACAAAGTACTCTTTATCTCAGTGATGATAGTGAAGGAGTCATTAGCATGTGTCTAGATCAGAATATGTTGATTCTTTCTATGCTTTCtctatttattaatatatatatttgtgtagtCATAATTTacattgtatgctaattatatgattatttaatcTTATGTACATACTTtattagacaaaaaaacaaatgataattTTCTTAAGTAAGCAGAGAGGAGTTTATACCACAATTAGCTACCTGTTAACCAGCTTATagatcacatatatatatatatatatatatatatatatatgaaattgttATGTATATCCTTAAAAATTCGATGTTACATATATAATGCTTTAATTTTGTCTTGTAATTAGTGTTTGAGAAATTTAGTTTAGacttttgtttctctatatTATCTCcttaggtttgattttttttgttttttgctggTTTTGAAATACtgatttgagttttgaaattttcagtATACCAAAAACAGTAGAAAGATATCAGAAGCGAATACAAGATCTTGGGCCTAACCATAAGAGAAATGATAACTCACAGGTAACTGGACTTTCTATATTTGCTAGTGTATATCATGGTTAtttaatcattatttatttttccatttgaAAAAAGAACTCTTTTATACATGCATAGTTACATTTACGAAAAATATACCTATGAAGAACTCgcctaaatataaaatttatatcgACTTCCATCAAATACTATACACATGCTAAAAATGTATACTACTTTATATATTAATCGAACATGGATGAgaataattttgtattaatttttgtacttacaaatatatgtttaattaattatgttttgcaTTTCACATGAGCAAAACCTTATTGACAGCAATCGAAGGATGAAACCTATGGCTTGGCGAGAAAGATCGAACATTTGGAGATTTCGACAAGGTTTttgattcaaaatatttattgatattttgttatGAATGGAAATTTATATTGTCATTGTAAGTGTctatttaacatatataaatacatttgCAGAAAAATGATGGGAGAAGGACTTGACGCATCTTCTATAGAAGAGTTACAACAATTGGAGAACCAGTTGGACCGAAGCTTAATGAAAATAAGAGCCAAAAAGGTAATTTACATACTGTATATGTGATCATTTCATTTTTTagatgtaaataaaaaatttactcctatcatcatattattattgtttcatCGAGATTTAAGACGGACGTGGTGGTTGGGTCGATTTAtgtatgtttataaaaaattcGATTATCAAATGTGCTGGTTATGTAAACATTAAACTAGATGACATATAATCATGGGATCATCctataaaaaacacaaatgcACACACACACTTGCAGTTTGCACACTTGGAAACATGATGTGCGTCATCCATGCATGCATATATGTGATGACTGATGATAAAaggacccgttttttttttggtcaaaagatGAAAGGACCTTATGTTATCTTTTTACgagtttgttttgaaaatatctttAAGCGAGTTCTTATGATGTACTTGTTTTACCGACTAATTTAGCTactttatttcttaatttcagTATCAATTATTACGCGAAGAAATTGagatattaaaagaaaaggtaaCACTTGTAGCTTTTTTAAATGGTTAGGTACGATATAAACATATTCCCTTAATTAAACGGTTAGACCATATTTTTTCGATTTCTTGTCAATATCTAGGAGAGGAACCtcgttgcagaaaataaaatgCTGATGGAGAAGGTATACGTATTAATATTAAGTAATAACATACGGCTTCTCTACAACTAGTATCGTACTGATCATTTGTTCTCTAATTCTATTATTATGAAATCATCTGTTTTTCGAAACGAGAGTTTTAATTTTGAGGAAATGTGTGACATGAAGTGTGACATGGGAGGAAGAGGAATAGTAGCAAGAACTTCATCATCAATAACAACTGAAGAAGTGGACATAGATGACAATGAAATGGAAGTGGTGACTGATTTGTTCATTGGACCTCCTGAGACTCGACACTCCAAAAAGTTTCCTCCTCCAAACTAACGTATAGTATATGGTTATACATTTACCTTGAAAAATTGACATCTCACAACACTAAATATTATGTACGTAGGGAAATCCTTTTCCCTGGAAGAAAATTTGATGTTAATTACTTTATTTATAgcttcgtattttttttttttttttggtatcctCTAACAACtttgaaaacccaaaataaaaatatactctagTTGTTCATCCGCCTTCATTGGCTATCGTTGAATACCATTTCCAAGCCAACTAAATCCTTTTATGGTTATGCATCTCTTCTCCGCCTTGTTGTTACCCGAGAATGTATTAAacttttttggcaaaaaaatcTCTTAATGGTTTGTATGTCTCCGGATTAAGACTAATACAAGAATGTTCTGCACAAAGAACCTCACGttggtttcatatttttttgtttggtcgagCCGTATATAAATCACGTTGGCTTTCATATCAAACACGTACGTCTTGGATATGgtgtaattttgaaaaagaaaattactatgtactttaaaaaaaaagaaaaagaaaaaaaaaatcaaagttttagAAGAAGTTAGTTggtacccaaaaagaaaaaaaaaaaatgaagaacccaaaaatccaaaatgaaTAATAGAAGTCAAGGTCAACTGACTTGACTCGATCGATATTAACAAAGTCAAATAGTTGAAGAAACAACTTGtctaataagttatttttttcattaaatacTCTAATAAATTTGCAATGGCTTGTTTGCTAAGAACCACAGTCTTCGTCTTCGGTTTCGTTTTCGTTTTCGTCttttcgtcttcgtcttcgtcttcgtcttcgtcttcgtcttcgtcttcgttttCGTCTTACTATGGCCGTTACTTCGCTTCTCGATTCCGTTTTCagacgaagaaagaagaagactacTGAGTTGATAAACGGTATGTACTGTACTCGGTTTCATCTTTTCAATGATCTTTTTCAAACCTGACACATAACCCATCAATTATACTTGTTTATATAATAGATTATGCAGTTTTCGAATTTGACTTCGACACCATTAGAGCCGCAACAAATGAGTTCTCAGATGTGATTGGCCGTGGAGGATTTGGTTCTGTTTACAAGGTTGTCTCTTTAATCTTTactaatctctctttttttttttttatgggattgtaataaaaacatatatgtttttattttcaggGTAGGCTTCAAAGTGGACAAGAAATAGCAGTGAAGATATTGCTTAAAAGTTCAATTAGAACTCATAGACAGTTTCATAATGAACTTAATCTTTTGTCAAAGCTTAGGCACAAGAATCTTATCAATCTTCTTGGTTTCTCCACTAAACGAGACCACTATTGTCTTGTTTATGAGTTCATGCCTAACTCGAGCCTTGATCGTTTTATACTAGGTTAGACAGTCTAAAACAGAGTATCCTTTCCAAATCTCGTCTAGTTTCAATCTCTCATCATCTGTCATAGTGTTTATGTGTTACAGATCCACACAGAGCTTCTCAGCTAAGTTGGGAGATGTGTCGAAACATTGTCCAAGGCATAGCTTGTGGTTTACGTTACCTTCATGAAGAATCAGGGCTGTGGGTCGTTCACTGCGACATTAAACCTGCAAACGTTCTATTGGATTCAGAGCTAAAACCGAAAATCATGGGATTTGAATTGGCAAGGATGATGCAACAAGGTGGAAACGAAGCTGAATACTCTGAGATTGTTGGTACCGTGCCAGTGAAGTTTTGTGATATAAACATACTTGAAGGGGAAATGTTTTGAAGATGTTTAGAGACTGATACTGATACATAAAATGTTTTGAAATAATCTACAGAGGGTATTTAGATCCAGAGTATATGCGAAGCGGACGTGTTTGTGTCAAATCTGATGTTTATGCCTTTGGAGTTACAATCTTGACGATCATTAGCAGAAGGAAGGTTTGGATTGTGGACGGAGACTCTTTAATCGATTATGtgagtttattatattaaagtAAAGTGTCTACGATAGTTAAATGGTTTTTAAATCGTagttcttgtctttttttagGTTATGAGATGCTGGAACAGAGGAGAAGCCATCGATGTTATCCATGAAgtgatgagagaagaagaaacagaagattcgaTAAGCGAAATCTTGAGATACATTCACATTGCTTTGTTATGTATCGATGAGGATGCAGAGACAAGGCCAAGTATTGATAAAGTTCTTCATTGGTTTAGttgtttctcttctcctttGCATGAACCATTCATTGGTAATCGATTTCTtgcagagaaagaaacaaatctgTCTTGGTCGCCGTCTCTATCTCCCGGTCATAGCTCTGTCATGTCACCTATATCTTCGCGTTAAGGATATTAAGCATGATCATGTAAGATTAGATCTGCTTGAATGTTCTGTGTATTTGATTAATGAGAAATTATGATGAGAATGATTATGTAATTTTCTGTTGCATTCTTGTGTCTGTGCCAAAATCCAGTGAAACTATATATgaatgttacaaaataatatatcatcTTTCAAATAACACTCTAGAGAATCACGTGAGGAGTTTAACTAAATACACTTACCAAATGATACAGAGGATAGTAACATTTCTACCAACCAAGTACTGTTAATATTATTTATCGTGCTTCCAGCTCTGTTTCCGTTACTTCGTTTATAGAGAACACGTGGTCTGACGACGCTAACTGTTGGTTACCAATAGTGCTTCATCTATAATGCTTACACCTATTGTTTCACACCAAGATTCCCATGCCTGAAGTTGATCAAGAACATATATTTTGGGTTTGATCAAATCTTTTTGACTATAGATAAATGcttttaagatatatatcacttacataatcaatat contains:
- the LOC104737191 gene encoding agamous-like MADS-box protein AGL14 isoform X1; this translates as MVRGKTEMKRIENATSRQVTFSKRRNGLLKKAFELSVLCDAEVALIIFSPRGKLYEFSSSSSIPKTVERYQKRIQDLGPNHKRNDNSQQSKDETYGLARKIEHLEISTRKMMGEGLDASSIEELQQLENQLDRSLMKIRAKKYQLLREEIEILKEKERNLVAENKMLMEKCDMGGRGIVARTSSSITTEEVDIDDNEMEVVTDLFIGPPETRHSKKFPPPN
- the LOC104737191 gene encoding agamous-like MADS-box protein AGL14 isoform X2, which produces MVRGKTEMKRIENATSRQVTFSKRRNGLLKKAFELSVLCDAEVALIIFSPRGKLYEFSSSSSIPKTVERYQKRIQDLGPNHKRNDNSQQSKDETYGLARKIEHLEISTRKMMGEGLDASSIEELQQLENQLDRSLMKIRAKKYQLLREEIEILKEKCDMGGRGIVARTSSSITTEEVDIDDNEMEVVTDLFIGPPETRHSKKFPPPN
- the LOC104737192 gene encoding cysteine-rich receptor-like protein kinase 45 encodes the protein MAVTSLLDSVFRRRKKKTTELINDYAVFEFDFDTIRAATNEFSDVIGRGGFGSVYKGRLQSGQEIAVKILLKSSIRTHRQFHNELNLLSKLRHKNLINLLGFSTKRDHYCLVYEFMPNSSLDRFILDPHRASQLSWEMCRNIVQGIACGLRYLHEESGLWVVHCDIKPANVLLDSELKPKIMGFELARMMQQGGNEAEYSEIVGTVGYLDPEYMRSGRVCVKSDVYAFGVTILTIISRRKVWIVDGDSLIDYVMRCWNRGEAIDVIHEVMREEETEDSISEILRYIHIALLCIDEDAETRPSIDKVLHWFSCFSSPLHEPFIGNRFLAEKETNLSWSPSLSPGHSSVMSPISSR